A window of the Thalassospira indica genome harbors these coding sequences:
- a CDS encoding malonyl-CoA decarboxylase, whose protein sequence is MSGMSVKSWLSSIADRGRELLDLPLSTPQDPLKQLGAMCKDLVSQKGEARGTAAAREVVRLWENLPEEDHLAFFRMMQNDFSADRAKVTKASEAFAKDPSEANLAVLTQTSEPIRQELLRKINMAPGGTRAIVDMRETLIALLKNNRDLEPLNADMQHLLTSWFNRGFLELRHIDWDTSAAILEKLIRYEAVHEIQGWEDLRRRLATDRKCFAFFHPAIPDDPLIFVEVALVHGLADSVQALLAPEIDEKAPETANTAIFYSISNCQAGLKGISFGNFLIKQVVEELKREFPQLKQFATLSPIPGFMGWLRTRQKSKADDAELAGQVLDGLSEDDWINDPIKVAKLQKPTLALCATYLATCKRGKSPLDPTARFHLGNGAQLERLNWLGDTSEKGLRQAGGMMVNYAYHLNDIEKNHEALMNDGKIATSKSVAQLAGI, encoded by the coding sequence ATGTCAGGCATGTCTGTCAAAAGCTGGCTTTCAAGCATTGCCGACCGTGGTCGTGAACTGCTTGATCTGCCACTCTCGACCCCGCAGGACCCGCTCAAGCAGCTTGGCGCCATGTGCAAGGACCTTGTTTCGCAAAAGGGCGAGGCACGTGGCACCGCGGCTGCACGCGAAGTGGTGCGGCTTTGGGAAAACCTGCCCGAAGAAGACCATCTGGCCTTCTTCCGGATGATGCAAAATGACTTTAGTGCTGATCGCGCCAAGGTCACCAAGGCCTCCGAGGCCTTTGCCAAGGATCCGTCCGAGGCAAACCTCGCCGTCCTGACCCAAACGTCCGAGCCGATCCGTCAGGAACTGCTGCGCAAGATCAACATGGCACCGGGTGGTACGCGGGCCATTGTCGATATGCGCGAAACCCTGATCGCACTTCTCAAGAACAACCGCGATCTTGAACCGCTCAATGCCGATATGCAGCACCTGCTGACCAGCTGGTTCAACCGTGGCTTCCTTGAACTGCGTCACATTGATTGGGATACCTCAGCGGCCATCCTTGAAAAGCTGATCCGCTATGAGGCGGTCCATGAAATTCAGGGCTGGGAAGATCTGCGTCGCCGTCTGGCGACCGACCGGAAATGCTTTGCCTTCTTCCATCCGGCCATCCCCGACGATCCGCTGATCTTTGTTGAAGTCGCCCTCGTGCACGGCTTGGCCGATAGCGTTCAGGCGCTTCTGGCCCCGGAAATCGATGAAAAGGCCCCGGAAACCGCCAACACGGCGATCTTCTATTCGATCAGCAACTGTCAGGCAGGCCTTAAGGGCATTTCGTTTGGCAACTTCCTGATCAAACAGGTGGTCGAGGAACTCAAACGCGAATTCCCGCAGCTCAAACAATTCGCCACCCTGTCGCCCATTCCGGGCTTCATGGGTTGGCTGCGCACCCGCCAGAAAAGCAAGGCCGACGATGCCGAGCTGGCCGGTCAGGTGCTTGACGGGCTTAGCGAAGATGACTGGATCAACGATCCGATCAAGGTCGCCAAGCTGCAAAAACCGACTTTGGCGCTGTGTGCCACCTATCTTGCCACCTGCAAACGCGGCAAGTCCCCGCTTGATCCCACTGCCCGCTTCCATCTGGGCAATGGTGCACAGCTTGAACGCCTGAACTGGCTTGGCGATACCTCCGAAAAGGGTCTGCGTCAGGCGGGCGGCATGATGGTGAACTACGCCTATCACCTCAATGATATCGAGAAAAACCACGAAGCACTGATGAACGACGGAAAGATCGCCACATCGAAATCCGTCGCACAGCTTGCCGGAATTTAA
- a CDS encoding YkgJ family cysteine cluster protein, with product MTKLDDAIDRVSRNIAQTGALTTEASRRYEQMFADFRTELDRALDAADTLADAAGATMAILEQASSLLRQSFPNPHPRACRDQCSACCHLFVSVPPGVTDLIAAHITATFTTPQIDALKDRLRNAATEIEQFTKASDVRVRCPLLDAQDRCSIYAIRPLTCRTFTSANAGLCHSMVFGDSAQQSTRIDQDPGHYRLHIAATEALQNLATRRGLNGRQEGFVHALLNRLENGSVSS from the coding sequence ATGACCAAGCTTGATGACGCAATAGACCGGGTTTCGCGCAACATCGCCCAGACAGGCGCCCTGACGACCGAGGCCTCGCGGCGCTACGAACAGATGTTTGCCGATTTCCGCACCGAACTGGACCGCGCCCTTGATGCGGCCGATACGCTTGCTGATGCCGCCGGGGCGACCATGGCGATACTCGAACAGGCATCAAGCCTCTTGCGGCAAAGCTTCCCCAACCCGCACCCGCGTGCCTGTCGCGATCAATGCAGCGCCTGCTGTCACCTGTTTGTCAGTGTCCCGCCCGGTGTGACCGACCTGATCGCTGCCCACATCACGGCGACTTTCACCACGCCACAGATCGATGCACTGAAAGATCGCCTGCGCAATGCCGCAACCGAAATCGAACAGTTTACAAAAGCCAGTGATGTCCGGGTGCGTTGCCCCTTGCTTGACGCACAGGATCGCTGCAGCATTTACGCCATCCGCCCGCTGACCTGTCGCACATTTACCTCGGCCAATGCCGGTCTGTGCCACTCCATGGTCTTTGGCGACAGTGCGCAACAATCCACCCGCATTGATCAGGATCCCGGCCATTACCGCCTGCATATCGCCGCGACCGAGGCCCTGCAAAATCTGGCAACCCGTCGCGGCCTTAACGGGCGGCAGGAAGGCTTCGTTCACGCCCTGCTCAATCGGCTTGAAAACGGGTCAGTATCCTCCTGA
- a CDS encoding malonate--CoA ligase yields the protein MSDNLLQTFLDRFPADKSRTFLIERDGTERSFSWLLDRTGRYAAVLASHGVVKGDRVAAQVDKSSDVIALYLACLQLGAIHLPLNTAYTGDEIAYFLGDAAPRVFVCRPGHIAAAKELGDKNDVAAVLSLGSNGDGSLNDEAANATAMTDIVAADKDDVAAILYTSGTTGRSKGAMLTHNNLGSNAKTLHQAWGFKPGDTLLHALPLFHTHGLFVAINIMLMNGGKVILLPKFDADDVIERLPQSTVLMGVPTFYTRLLAHPEFTKDVTANMRLFVSGSAPLLAETHDAFFERTGHKILERYGMTETCMNTSNPLDGERRPGAVGPTLPGIEARVCDKDGNVLGAGEIGVLEVRGPNVFKGYWQMPEKTASEFRSDGFFITGDLATIGEDGYVTIVGRDKDLIISGGFNVYPKEVEEVIAEYDEVDEVAIFGLPHPDFGEAVAGVIVAANGDKADPEAIIKRTQDKLAKFKVPKRIWVIKELPRNTMGKIQKAQLRKQYEDTFTSPAA from the coding sequence ATGTCAGATAATCTTCTTCAAACATTTCTGGACCGTTTTCCGGCCGACAAATCCCGCACGTTTCTCATTGAACGCGACGGCACCGAACGCAGTTTTTCGTGGCTGCTTGATCGCACCGGTCGTTATGCCGCCGTGCTGGCATCCCATGGTGTGGTCAAGGGTGACCGCGTTGCTGCCCAGGTCGACAAATCATCCGATGTGATCGCGCTCTATCTGGCTTGCCTGCAACTTGGCGCCATTCACCTGCCGCTCAACACCGCCTATACCGGTGATGAAATCGCCTATTTCCTCGGTGATGCCGCACCGCGTGTCTTCGTCTGCCGTCCGGGCCATATCGCTGCGGCCAAGGAACTGGGTGACAAGAATGACGTCGCGGCGGTCCTGTCGCTCGGATCAAACGGCGATGGCAGCCTCAATGACGAAGCCGCAAACGCCACCGCCATGACCGACATCGTCGCCGCCGACAAGGATGACGTTGCCGCCATCCTGTACACATCGGGCACCACGGGCCGGTCGAAGGGCGCGATGCTGACCCATAACAATCTGGGCTCGAACGCCAAAACCCTGCATCAGGCATGGGGCTTCAAGCCGGGGGATACCTTGCTGCATGCCCTGCCGCTGTTCCACACCCACGGGCTGTTTGTTGCGATCAACATCATGCTGATGAATGGCGGCAAGGTGATCCTGCTTCCGAAATTCGATGCCGATGACGTGATTGAACGTCTGCCGCAATCAACCGTCCTGATGGGCGTTCCGACCTTCTATACCCGCCTGCTCGCCCATCCGGAATTCACCAAGGATGTGACCGCCAACATGCGTCTATTCGTATCGGGTTCGGCCCCGCTTCTGGCCGAAACCCATGACGCATTCTTTGAACGCACCGGTCACAAGATCCTTGAACGCTATGGCATGACCGAAACCTGCATGAACACGTCCAACCCGCTCGATGGTGAACGCCGTCCGGGTGCGGTTGGCCCGACCCTGCCGGGGATCGAGGCACGCGTTTGTGACAAGGATGGCAATGTTCTGGGGGCTGGCGAAATCGGTGTGCTTGAAGTCCGGGGCCCGAACGTTTTCAAAGGCTACTGGCAGATGCCGGAAAAAACCGCGTCCGAGTTCCGCTCAGACGGCTTCTTTATCACCGGCGATCTCGCCACCATCGGTGAGGACGGCTATGTCACCATCGTAGGCCGCGACAAGGACCTGATCATTTCCGGTGGCTTTAACGTCTATCCCAAGGAAGTCGAAGAAGTCATCGCTGAATATGACGAGGTCGATGAAGTCGCGATCTTTGGCCTGCCGCATCCCGACTTCGGCGAAGCCGTTGCCGGCGTGATTGTGGCCGCCAATGGCGATAAAGCCGATCCCGAAGCCATCATCAAACGCACCCAGGACAAGCTGGCGAAATTCAAGGTGCCCAAGCGCATCTGGGTGATCAAGGAACTGCCGCGCAACACCATGGGCAAAATTCAGAAGGCCCAGCTGCGCAAACAATACGAAGACACCTTTACCTCCCCTGCAGCATAA